The Helianthus annuus cultivar XRQ/B unplaced genomic scaffold, HanXRQr2.0-SUNRISE HanXRQChr00c151, whole genome shotgun sequence genomic interval TTCCATATTCATGCACCAATTGGAACCTCCACCCCCGTCAACATGTGAACCTCCTTGTTGACGTTGCCGTCGCCTGCGTAACCTCTGCGGACGAGGAATAGGCGTTAGGTCAACAGGGTCTGTTGTCAAGTGACTCGGATATTGTGAGTATCCTTCTTGCCGTGACATTTCCGTAGCTCGATAAGCGGCAGCTTGGGCCAACTCTAGATCATCACACCGTTGTATTACCCCCATTGCATCcgtctaaataaataaaaaaaagagttaGTTCACAACGTATTAATTTAGACTTTCTAACATGAATAAATctaaactaatatatatatatatatatatatatatatatatatatatatatatatataccagcATTTGGGCACGAGCCCCATCATCTTGGAAACCACGCATTGGAACTGCCGAAGACCTTGGATTTGTCAAATAGAGCACTGTATGGTTCATGAACCAAGACATATAATCGTCTGCTACCGGATAAGAGGTGATTGTTTCTCCCTCGACAACCGAGTCATGACGATGGTACCAAGCATAAAGATAAACATCGTGTCGTATGGTCCAGTCCCAACCAGTTTTCCCAATCCGGGTCGTTTTATGCAGTCTGGCAAGCTCTTCAACGGTTAATGGTATATTGGGAGGTATATGTTGAACCATGCCAAACTGCCGCATAACCCGTTGCGGGTAATGATGCTCGACAATTTCCCAGTAAATCAGCGGGCATGTGCTCCTCCAACTAGAACTCCCACTAGTGCAAATTTCCGGGAGTCTACCGATAACATCATCGTACGGTGTCCAATTAAACTGCATTAAAAATTCGAATAGTTTAGAAACAACTACATAAAATTATGTGTATTTTCCTATAACTATCGTACCATCTCCTCGCGAACCGACTGAAGTTGAGATCGATAAGATTTAAGACAGTGTGTGGGGGCGTCAACATGATTAAGGTTTCCCTTCCAGCTACAAAAAATAATAAGTGcaaataattaatattatatatttaagTTTCTATAATTTACTTAATCAGCTTACAACATACCGAGCAGCTAAAGGCGCGTCGTAATTAAACCGGTGGTAGGGCTCCGGTGCAACACAACGGATCCTCTCCCAGGCCCAGACTTGCAGAATTGACATTGGTCCGCTAACGTTTACGGCATCGGGTGCTGTAGCGTTACACAGGTTTCTGTAGAGACAGCTTAAAACAGCACTGCCCCAGCTAATATTAGCACACGAACTTAAATCCTCTAAGTATTGTGAAAAATGAAGATTAATCCAGTTGTTCGAATTATCTGGAAAAACTGTACAACCTGTTAGATAAAATATTATTAAACGTGCACGTATAATGCACTGATCATCCGTAGCCTCAACTTCAGAAAAAGTAGAATCTAACTCAGCGATAATACGGACAAAACTAATTCGTTTACCGCTGAGTTGATTATTCGTTGGAGTGAACCCAAGCAGGCGTTCACACTTCTCCACAGCCTCAGAAAATTTTAGGGCGTTATCCGCCCCACATACCGGCACCCCCTCAATTGGCAGGCCCCACAAGACGTTAACGTCCTGTAATGTGACAGTTGTTTCCCCCACTGGAAGATGAAACGTGTGGGTTTCAGGCCTCCACCGCTCAACCAACGCCGTTATTAAAGCCTGGTCTATATAACGGTACCCACTATCAAGCAACCCACCAAACCCTGCTTCACGTATATAACCTTCCACACGTGGTCCTATAGGCTTTTGCCTCACCAACTTCCAAAACGAACGATCAGAACGCTTGATGTTTATGGATGATCGGAATTTTTCGGGGTTATTATAAACCTCTAACGCACGGTGTTTCTTGTGTAAAAACAAAACCTCGTTATTGAGAGGACCAGGATTCAACTGATAACTCATTTTTAACTTTGAGATCTTCTTGTGCGTGCTTAAACTAAGGTGAGGTTTTCTTCTTGATGGTTTGTGTGAAACTTTCTTAGCTACGTTTTTTAAGTTTGTATTAATAAACCCCATTGTATGTACGTATATGTAGCAACAAAGGAATCTTGATTCCATTGATGATCTGAAACCTACTATTCTGAATTTTAGGGGTGATTAGATGGATCTGTTTAAGCTACTATTTCCCTTTGCATATCAGAAGGTATGGTTGAAGAGATTACTCTATGATAAAATACATTTTCACTATTTCAAACTTTGTCATTCAATGTGAACCTCCTGCTACACCTTCAAAATTTCAGAAAAGCATTGTGAACCTGCTACACTTTGTCATTTAATTTAAGTTACCAATGTCATGTGAGTGATGGAAGAAAACAAAACTCTG includes:
- the LOC110943744 gene encoding serine/threonine-protein phosphatase 7 long form homolog produces the protein MSYQLNPGPLNNEVLFLHKKHRALEVYNNPEKFRSSINIKRSDRSFWKLVRQKPIGPRVEGYIREAGFGGLLDSGYRYIDQALITALVERWRPETHTFHLPVGETTVTLQDVNVLWGLPIEGVPVCGADNALKFSEAVEKCERLLGFTPTNNQLSGKRISFVRIIAELDSTFSEVEATDDQCIIRARLIIFYLTGCTVFPDNSNNWINLHFSQYLEDLSSCANISWGSAVLSCLYRNLCNATAPDAVNVSGPMSILQVWAWERIRCVAPEPYHRFNYDAPLAARWKGNLNHVDAPTHCLKSYRSQLQSVREEMFNWTPYDDVIGRLPEICTSGSSSWRSTCPLIYWEIVEHHYPQRVMRQFGMVQHIPPNIPLTVEELARLHKTTRIGKTGWDWTIRHDVYLYAWYHRHDSVVEGETITSYPVADDYMSWFMNHTVLYLTNPRSSAVPMRGFQDDGARAQMLTDAMGVIQRCDDLELAQAAAYRATEMSRQEGYSQYPSHLTTDPVDLTPIPRPQRLRRRRQRQQGGSHVDGGGGSNWCMNMEQGGPSCFNETQNDDQWGILGNKGASFVNESGNLGVNQTYNDVDHPDFWAANRISDLIGGDVNTVVTDNQIYTSNVQNNPPMYTTPASQMLTFFPDTQGDFNYFPPHQSSEDPHANYSNVEPTPLEWGLDLDLNLFNHPPPPN